The Watersipora subatra chromosome 1, tzWatSuba1.1, whole genome shotgun sequence genome has a window encoding:
- the LOC137409830 gene encoding acid-sensing ion channel 1C-like, which produces MVDEEKVKFTVFAEDSDFHGVRQVTRRENGLVRRIIWGLLLTVSLGVLINNTTMQIIYYFEYNHITKYDITFVHQLDYPAVTICNVNKHKRSEMTLWDIYEMGPHLEMTYPNRSLIHPELYPEDWYNDMFVGRDWQQVADDNEGKVYDLEDFYNRTAHRFEDLVQACRWKSVSCEESSWEVDYTHYSKCYTFNSLGDHQLLKAGSGNGLEMVLYDEEDDYIESKDSEDLGFKFLAHSPIEPPFLKELGFGLAPGFHYLIALQQREIFGLGGRYTECEKDHATKYFPNYTVPGCRIECETEIIYQNCSCKLVESPGNYSVCTTEQYDCTVEVLKKIEESDLCVCQNPCHATQYPFTMSILELRQTTIDKLAKTHPIPENLTTKELAVVNIYFDSLAYEEITQVPAYTVLDILSDFGGTMGLWLGASVLAAIQLLDYLAMFCSVRCCKRGRVHELTPTRQEK; this is translated from the exons ATGGTTGATGAAGAGAAGGTTAAATTTACAGTCTTTGCTGAGGATAGTGATTTTCACGGAGTAAGGCAGGTGACCAGAAGAGAAAATGGACTT GTGCGTAGAATAATCTGGGGACTGCTACTTACGGTGTCTCTCGGCGTACTCATCAACAACACAACCATGCAAATCATATACTACTTTGAATACAACCACATCACCAAATATGATATCACTTTCGTACACCAGCTTG ATTACCCTGCTGTAACAATATGCAATGTAAACAAGCACAAAAGAAGTGAAATGACCTTGTGGGATATTTATGAAATGGGCCCTCATCTCGAAATGACTTATCCTAACCGCTCCCTCATTCATCCTGAGCTGTATCCAGAGGACTGGTACAACGACATGTTTGTTGGTCGAGATTGGCAACAAGTAGCGGACGACAATGAAG GCAAAGTGTATGACTTAGAGGATTTTTACAACAGAACCGCCCACAGGTTTGAGGATCTAGTTCAGGCCTGCAGGTGGAAAAGTGTGTCATGCGAAGAGTCATCATGGGAAGTCGACTACACACACTACAGCAAGTGCTACACCTTTAATAGTCTTGGAGACCACCAGCTGCTCAAGGCTGGGTCTG GAAATGGCCTAGAGATGGTTTTATACGATGAAGAAGATGATTATATTGAAAGTAAAGACTCAGAAGATCTTGGGTTCAAGTTTTTAGCACACTCTCCTATAGAGCCACCCTTCCTCAAAGAgcttggctttggcttggccCCAGGCTTTCACTACTTGATTGCTTTACAACAGCGTGAG atttttgGTCTGGGAGGTCGGTATACTGAGTGCGAGAAGGATCATGCCACAAAATACTTTCCCAACTACACAGTACCCGGGTGCAGGATAGAGTGTGAGACGGAAATCATATACCAGAACTGCTCATGCAAACTTGTTGAGAGTCCTGGGAACTATTCTGTCTGTACAACTGAGCAGTACGATTGTACAGTAGAAGTGCTGA AAAAGATTGAGGAGTCTGACCTGTGTGTCTGCCAGAACCCTTGTCATGCCACCCAGTATCCATTCACCATGTCTATCTTGGAGTTAAGACAAACTACTATAGACAAGTTGGCTAAGACACACCCGATTCCGGAAAATCTGACTAC AAAAGAATTAGCTGTTGTAAATATATACTTTGATTCCCTTGCATATGAGGAGATAACTCAAGTGCCAGCTTACACAGTTCTGGACATACTAA GTGACTTTGGTGGAACTATGGGTCTATGGCTAGGTGCTAGTGTGCTAGCAGCCATTCAACTACTAGACTACCTTGCTATGTTCTGCTCTGTTAGATGTTGCAAAAGAGGAAGGGTTCATGAGCTGACACCAACAAgacaggaaaaataa